The genomic segment CGCGAGAACCTGTCCGGCATCAAATGCCCGCGCACCGTGGACTTCGCGGCCGAACTGCCGCGCCTGCCGACCGGCAAGCTGCTCAAGCGGGTGCTGCGCGACCGCTACTGGGCCGGCCACGGCAGCAAGCTGGTTTGATATCCAACGGCGCCGCGATTGGCAGTCGCGGCCTTGCTCGCCGACGCCCGGGCCGGTTTACGCCATAATTCCCTGTTCATTCACGGGCACGGCCGCGCTGTCACACCGGCTGGCCTGCAGTACAAAGGGCAAGGCTGAACCCGGATGCGGAGCACAAACTAGCCAATGGCGAGCAATGAGGAGACTGCCCGGCGCCCGGCGCCGGGCGCGGGCACTGGCGCCCTGGCGGCGAAACTGCGGCCGCCCCTGCTGACCCCTTACCAGGTGGAGCGCTCAGCCATCTGCGATACCGTCTGCGCGGCCGGCTTCGTGCGGCTCGTCCTGGTGCGCGCGCCGGCCGGCTTCGGCAAGACCACGGCCATGCTGCAATGCCGGGCGCGGCTGGAAGCGGCTGGCGTGCCGACGGTCTGGCTGACCCTGGACCGCGCCGATAACGACGCCACGCGCTTCCTCGGATCGCTGGAGGTGGCGCTGTCGCAGGTACTGGAGGGCGGCCCGAAGCGTCCCGCCGATCATGCCGGAGCGGATGCCGGCGAGCAGGCGCTCGCGCTGATGGACCGCGTGGCGCGGCATCATGGCGCCTTTACGCTGTTCCTCGACGATTTCGAAGCGCTCCAGAACCCGGCCGTGGTGGGGCTGGTCTGGCAGCTCGTGGAAAGCCTGCCGCCGGGCGCGCGCGTCGTGGTCGGCACGCGCTGGGTACCGGAGACCGGCCTTGGCCGGCTGCGCGCGCGTGGCGAACTGCTCGAGATCGAGCCCGCCCAACTGCGCTTCAGTGCCAGCGAAACAGAATCGTTCCTGCGCCAGGCACGCGGCCTGAAGCTGGAACAGGCCGCCATCAGCGTCCTGCACCGGCGTACCGAGGGGTGGCCCACCGCGCTGTGGCTGGCCTCGGTCTCCATGGAGCGTCGTGCGCAGCCAGAAACCTTTATCGCGGGTTTCTCTGGCTCGAACGCGGCCATTGCCGATTACCTGGTCGAGGACGTCTTTCACCACTTGCCAGAGCCCGTGCGCGACTTCCTGTTGCGCACGTCGATCCTCGACCAGTTGTGCGGACCGCTGTGCGACGCGCTGTACCAGTCAGCCGCGCAGGCCGGCGCGCCTGCCGAAGGCGAAGCGGCAGCCGGCAACAGCGCCGACATCCTGGCCTGGCTCGAGCGTGCCAACCTGTTCCTGCTGCCGCTGGAGAGCGAGCGCTACGGCGAGCGCGGCACCGGAGAGCAGCCGCAGCAGTGGTATCGCTATCACAGCCTCTTTTCCAGCTTCCTGCGCGGACAGCTCGCGCAGACCCTGCCGCAGGCAGTGCCCGCGCTGCACATGGCGGCCTCGCGCTGGTATGAAGGCCAGGGGCGCCCGGTGCCGGCCATCGAGCATGCCTTTGCCGCCGGGGCGGTGGCCCATGCGCTGCAATTGCTGGACAGCGCGGCGGGCGAGCTGCTGGCGCAGGGGCGCATGCGGTTGCTGACGCGCTGGCTCGAAGTGGTACCGCCAGACGAACTGGCGCGCTGGCCCAAGCTGCAAATCGCGCGCGCGTGGGCGGTGTCGTTCACGCGCGGGCCGGCCGAAGCCATTGCACTGCTGCAGGCTGCTTCCACCGAAGGTGCGGCAGGCGAGCTGCTGGCACATGTGCGCGCGCTGCGGCACATGCTGCTCAATATGATGGACCGCTTCGACGATGCCCGCGCCTTTGCCCGCAACGAGTTGCCGCCGCTGCCGATGGGCTATGCCTTTCCCGATGCCATCCTGGCCACGTCGATGGCGCGGCTCGCGGCCGTCAGTGGCGACTACGGCGAGGCGCGCCGCCTGCTGGCCGTGGCGCGGCAGGCCGTGCGCGGTTCGGACAGCAACTTCAACAAGATCTTCTCGGAGTCGGTGGAAGGGCTGATCGACCTGCGCCAGGGACGGCTGCAGCAGGCGCTGGGGCGCTTCCGCATTGCCGCGCGCACCATGTTGCCGAACCGGTTCGGACCGACCAATGGCAATGCCATGGCCTGCATCCTGCTGGCCGAAGGGCTCTATGAGAGCGGCGATTCCGACCGTGCCGGCCGCTTGCTGAATGTGTACCTGCCGCTGTCACGCGACCTGGGCTTGCCGGACCAGATCATTACCGGCCATCTGGTGCTGGCGCGCATTGCCTTCGAGCGTGGCGAAGCCGACCAGGCCCATGAATGGCTGGCCGCGCTGGAGCATCTTGGGCACCATCGCGGCCTGACGCGCCTGGTCATGTCCGCGATGCTCGAGCGCGCGCGCCTGGCCTTGCGCCAGGGCAACCGGCACGCTGCCGAAGAAGCCCTGCTGCGCGCGTCCGAGCCTGCGCTATGGCGTACGCGGCCGGGCGTCAGCTCGTTCGCGAACGATGTCGAAGACATCACGGTAGGCCGCCTGCGCCTGGCTTTGCATGTCGAACCCACCGCGCAGGTGCGCGAGGCACTGGAGCGCGAACTGGCGGCCGCGGTGTCCAACCAGCTCATGCGGCGCGCGCTGAAGCTGCGCATCCTGCTGGCCCAGGCATACCAGCGCACGGGGGATGGCGCACAGGCGCTCGTGGTCATGGGTGAGGCGTTGCGCTTCGGCGCGGCGGAAGGGTTTGTCCGCATCTTTGCCGATGAGGGGGACGAGGTGCGCCGCCTCGTGGCGCAGGCCTGTGCAAGGCAAGGCGGCAACCTGCCGTCGGCGTATGTGGAAAAGCTGCTTGCAGCGTGCGGCATGGGACCGGACGCGGCGCCGGCTAACCAGGCCGCGCCCGCGCCGCTGGTGGAGCCGCTGACCCCGAAGGAGCAGAAGGTGCTGCAACTGCTGGCCGAAGGGTTCTCCAACGTCGCCATGGCCCAGCGGCTGTTCGTGTCGGAAACCACGGTGCGCACGCACTTGCGCAATATCAGCGCCAAGCTTCACGCCAGCAACCGCACGCAGGCCGTGGCCATCGCGAGGCAGCTCGGACTGCTGTGAAAGGCGCGCCCGTCGGGCGCGCCTTCCTCCCGTTCAGATGCCCATGAACTCGGAGAACGCCTCCAGCGCTGCGCGCGGCGCGCGCAACTGGTTGGCGGGCGCCTCGGGATCTTCGTAGCCGATTGCCATGCCCGTGAACAGCATCCGCTCCGGCGGCAGCGACAGGAAGCTGCCGAGCGTCTGCGGATAGATCGCCCAGCATTCCTGCGCGCAACTGTCCAGGCCTTCCTCGCGCAGCAGCAGCATCACCGTCTGCAGGTACATGCCAAGGTCCGACCATTGCGGCGGCCCCATGCGCCGGTCGACGCTGCAGAACAGCGCCAGCGGCGCGCCGAAGAACGCGAAGTTGTTGGCGAACTGCGCCAGGCGGCGCTGCTTGTCTTCGCGCGGGATATCGAGGCAGCGATACAGCGCCTCGCCGACCTCGAAGCGCCGGTCGCGATAGGGGGAGGCGAGCTCGCGCGGATAGATGTCGTACTCGCGGTCTTCGCCACCGGGCGCTTGCGCCACGCGCTGGCGCATGATGCCTTTCAGCCGATCCATCTCATCGCCGCCGACCACGTGAATGTGCCACGGCTGCAGGTTGCCGCCCGAGGGCGCGCGTGCCGCG from the Cupriavidus sp. WKF15 genome contains:
- a CDS encoding nitroreductase gives rise to the protein MKVSQAVDSRKSVRGFLPKPVAPDTIRRVLAAAARAPSGGNLQPWHIHVVGGDEMDRLKGIMRQRVAQAPGGEDREYDIYPRELASPYRDRRFEVGEALYRCLDIPREDKQRRLAQFANNFAFFGAPLALFCSVDRRMGPPQWSDLGMYLQTVMLLLREEGLDSCAQECWAIYPQTLGSFLSLPPERMLFTGMAIGYEDPEAPANQLRAPRAALEAFSEFMGI
- a CDS encoding LuxR C-terminal-related transcriptional regulator — translated: MASNEETARRPAPGAGTGALAAKLRPPLLTPYQVERSAICDTVCAAGFVRLVLVRAPAGFGKTTAMLQCRARLEAAGVPTVWLTLDRADNDATRFLGSLEVALSQVLEGGPKRPADHAGADAGEQALALMDRVARHHGAFTLFLDDFEALQNPAVVGLVWQLVESLPPGARVVVGTRWVPETGLGRLRARGELLEIEPAQLRFSASETESFLRQARGLKLEQAAISVLHRRTEGWPTALWLASVSMERRAQPETFIAGFSGSNAAIADYLVEDVFHHLPEPVRDFLLRTSILDQLCGPLCDALYQSAAQAGAPAEGEAAAGNSADILAWLERANLFLLPLESERYGERGTGEQPQQWYRYHSLFSSFLRGQLAQTLPQAVPALHMAASRWYEGQGRPVPAIEHAFAAGAVAHALQLLDSAAGELLAQGRMRLLTRWLEVVPPDELARWPKLQIARAWAVSFTRGPAEAIALLQAASTEGAAGELLAHVRALRHMLLNMMDRFDDARAFARNELPPLPMGYAFPDAILATSMARLAAVSGDYGEARRLLAVARQAVRGSDSNFNKIFSESVEGLIDLRQGRLQQALGRFRIAARTMLPNRFGPTNGNAMACILLAEGLYESGDSDRAGRLLNVYLPLSRDLGLPDQIITGHLVLARIAFERGEADQAHEWLAALEHLGHHRGLTRLVMSAMLERARLALRQGNRHAAEEALLRASEPALWRTRPGVSSFANDVEDITVGRLRLALHVEPTAQVREALERELAAAVSNQLMRRALKLRILLAQAYQRTGDGAQALVVMGEALRFGAAEGFVRIFADEGDEVRRLVAQACARQGGNLPSAYVEKLLAACGMGPDAAPANQAAPAPLVEPLTPKEQKVLQLLAEGFSNVAMAQRLFVSETTVRTHLRNISAKLHASNRTQAVAIARQLGLL